A single genomic interval of Vairimorpha necatrix chromosome 5, complete sequence harbors:
- a CDS encoding eukaryotic translation initiation factor 3 subunit B gives MGYEVVIIGENIDTSHYNPDNLILRPNKCLVSFDTKNQATTEIDKINKTGKNRAFLYSEIQKNEPLLKDDILEEINYEEMINHQFTGNEEFIVLNDGILSLWDINNTEVYGNTQKKGILGKIEVSNTGAFLVNFEGKKVEIYIKDFSVLFYRMWSESSVEKCEFSKDDMFLIAYSEKKIHIFNLLRPNEENIIDDFINTFDRENVYLIDHCLYFLDSKKVYNLRDKIFVEYPKDLIKVSASGTQSFYFYSGKSQMIKYKSEKSTSKKTQANIKDVNFGFTTKLAYAYITKKIKDKILYNLEIYINDMIFFINLDSKPVDFKISSKMIIILDSKNNITIYKRRTGTYTKTKEIKKEGEVLISLSKNIVCLWDEVSENLEFYDDMNLRSVYLHSNCTNLEWSESGIYLAAFSKVSGVLQIFTNNGKLIFKKVYNVFSDFKWRKYLLIGEDEKELIKEYDVEEYKKRLEVKSKGEYDLESMISQWKSFLVSKKALISQ, from the coding sequence atgGGCTATGAAGTCGTCATTATAGGAGAAAACATAGACACTTCTCACTACAATCCAGACAACTTAATTCTAAGACCAAACAAATGTCTAGTATCATTTGATACTAAAAACCAGGCCACTACAGAAATCGACAAAATAAACAAGACAGGGAAAAATAGAGCATTTCTTTATAGCGAAATACAGAAAAATGAGCCATTACTGAAAGACGACattttagaagaaataaattacGAAGAGATGATAAACCACCAGTTTACGGGGAATGAGGAGTTTATAGTCCTGAATGATGGAATATTGTCCTTATGGGATATAAATAACACAGAAGTGTACGGAAATACACAGAAGAAAGGAATTCTAGGGAAGATTGAAGTGTCAAACACGGGCGCCTTCTTGGTGAATTTTGAGGGTAAAAAAGtggaaatttatataaaagattttagtGTCTTGTTTTATAGAATGTGGAGTGAGTCAAGTGTAGAGAAATGCGAATTTAGTAAAGACGACATGTTTTTGATAGCGTACAGTGAAAAGAAAATCcacatatttaatttactAAGGCCaaatgaagaaaatataatagatgattttataaatacatttgaCAGAGAAAATGTCTATTTGATTGACCACTGTCTTTATTTCTTAGACAGCAAAAAGGTCTACAATCTCAGAGACAAGATCTTCGTGGAATACCcaaaagatttaataaaagtcTCAGCCTCGGGAACACAGtccttttatttttacagtGGGAAATCTcaaatgataaaatataaatcagAAAAATCCACCAGTAAAAAAACCCAAGCAAATATCAAAGATGTAAACTTCGGCTTCACTACCAAACTGGCCTACGCTTAcataactaaaaaaatcaaagataaaattctttacaacttagaaatttatataaacgACATGATCTTCTTTATAAACTTAGACTCTAAACCAGTAgactttaaaatatctaGTAAAATGATCATTATATTAGAttctaaaaacaatataacaatttataaaagaagaacAGGAACATatacaaaaacaaaagaaataaaaaaagaaggagAAGTACTAATATCACTATCAAAGAACATTGTGTGCCTATGGGACGAAGTAAGTGAAAATCTTGAGTTTTATGACGATATGAACTTGAGAAGCGTGTATTTACATTCTAATTGTACAAATTTAGAGTGGTCAGAATCGGGAATATACTTGGCGGCATTTAGTAAAGTCTCAGGAGTACTGCAAATATTCACTAATAATGggaaattaatatttaaaaaagtttataatGTGTTCAGTGATTTTAAGTGGaggaaatatttattgataGGAGAAGACGAgaaagaattaataaagGAATATGATGTAGaggaatataaaaagagacTGGAGGTGAAGAGTAAAGGGGAATATGATTTGGAGAGTATGATATCACAATGGAAGAGCTTTTTAGTATCTAAGAAAGCACTTATAAgccaataa